The proteins below come from a single Cydia pomonella isolate Wapato2018A unplaced genomic scaffold, ilCydPomo1 PGA_scaffold_163, whole genome shotgun sequence genomic window:
- the LOC133533427 gene encoding uncharacterized protein LOC133533427 isoform X2, whose translation MKLNINLSKHTAKMMTILLFQLIIWTVLLSSISCYGVTETQEEPDNVTTLYPVSRNTSDHANQTDSVKTATSLAETLNNDSNKTESKEEPVIEKPANDSKEFKPSVHFQDFFDEDDFGIVPLPTKPTVDGFSPLKKPPSAFIGSHKDAFKSIKAKPPLERFPYKFEDAILTRAKPRWRPKELESRPTVPIPAQVPAGGLYKKPDAFKDKPSIDDDEDFGLTFHDEKENLVKKRANPWKSLLHLLTAFIPVGLIISALTPNVVTIHSTGPGGPGLGPGHGPGMGPGIRPMGPGVSGIEPFALWLTGKIPAISELFNHRRSIFIISSSTSSNVSSTNPASTTVPPLGRGAGPLPPTSNHPPTSNQRAVSKTAAL comes from the exons AtgaaattaaacattaatttaagTAAGCATACTGCCAAAATGATGACAATTTTATTGTTCCAGTTAATAATATGGACGGTGCTGCTCTCTAGTATATCATGCTACGGCGTCACAGAAACTCAGGAGGAACCCGACAACGTCACCACTCTCTACCCCGTCTCCAGAAACACCAGCGACCATGCCAACCAAACCGACTCTGTCAAGACAGCCACTTCTCTAGCTGAAACACTAAACAATGACAGCAACAAGACAGAGTCGAAGGAAGAACCAGTAATAGAAAAGCCAGCGAATGACAGTAAGGAATTCAAACCAAGTGTCCACTTCCAGGATTTCTTTGATGAAGATGATTTTGGAATTGTTCCGCTGCCGACGAAGCCGACGGTTGACGGGTTTTCGCCGCTGAAGAAGCCGCCTTCTGCTTTTATCGG CTCACATAAAGACGCCTTCAAATCCATCAAAGCCAAGCCGCCGCTGGAGAGGTTCCCCTACAAGTTCGAGGACGCTATCTTGACGAGGGCTAAGCCAAGATGGCGGCCGAAAGAACTGGAGTCGAGGCCTACAGTTCCCATACCCGCGCAG GTTCCAGCAGGCGGCCTGTACAAGAAACCGGACGCATTTAAGGACAAGCCGAgcattgatgatgatgaagactTCGGGCTGACGTTTCACGATGAGAAGGAGAATTTAGTTAAAAAACG TGCAAATCCGTGGAAGAGTCTCCTGCATCTCCTGACGGCATTCATCCCCGTGGGGCTCATCATCTCCGCCCTCACTCCTAACGTCGTCACCATACACAGCACCGGCCCCGGCGGGCCGGGACTCGGACCGGGGCACGGGCCGGGAATGGGGCCAGGAATTAGGCCAATGGGTCCGGGAGTTTCTGGCATTGAACC gtttgccctatggttgactggtaagatacccgcaatatcGGAACTCTTCAACCATCGTCGCAGCAtcttcatcatcagcagttccacttcatcaaatgtcagttctacaaat CCTGCCTCCACGACTGTTCCGCCGCTCGGACGAGGTGCTGGACCCCTTCCACCCACCAGCAACCACCCCCCTACCAGCAATCAGCGAGCCGTGTCGAAGACGGCTGCTTTGTGA
- the LOC133533427 gene encoding uncharacterized protein LOC133533427 isoform X3 encodes MKLNINLSKHTAKMMTILLFQLIIWTVLLSSISCYGVTETQEEPDNVTTLYPVSRNTSDHANQTDSVKTATSLAETLNNDSNKTESKEEPVIEKPANDSKEFKPSVHFQDFFDEDDFGIVPLPTKPTVDGFSPLKKPPSAFIGSHKDAFKSIKAKPPLERFPYKFEDAILTRAKPRWRPKELESRPTVPIPAQVPAGGLYKKPDAFKDKPSIDDDEDFGLTFHDEKENLVKKRANPWKSLLHLLTAFIPVGLIISALTPNVVTIHSTGPGGPGLGPGHGPGMGPGIRPMGPGVSGIEPFALWLTGKIPAISELFNHRRSIFIISSSTSSNPASTTVPPLGRGAGPLPPTSNHPPTSNQRAVSKTAAL; translated from the exons AtgaaattaaacattaatttaagTAAGCATACTGCCAAAATGATGACAATTTTATTGTTCCAGTTAATAATATGGACGGTGCTGCTCTCTAGTATATCATGCTACGGCGTCACAGAAACTCAGGAGGAACCCGACAACGTCACCACTCTCTACCCCGTCTCCAGAAACACCAGCGACCATGCCAACCAAACCGACTCTGTCAAGACAGCCACTTCTCTAGCTGAAACACTAAACAATGACAGCAACAAGACAGAGTCGAAGGAAGAACCAGTAATAGAAAAGCCAGCGAATGACAGTAAGGAATTCAAACCAAGTGTCCACTTCCAGGATTTCTTTGATGAAGATGATTTTGGAATTGTTCCGCTGCCGACGAAGCCGACGGTTGACGGGTTTTCGCCGCTGAAGAAGCCGCCTTCTGCTTTTATCGG CTCACATAAAGACGCCTTCAAATCCATCAAAGCCAAGCCGCCGCTGGAGAGGTTCCCCTACAAGTTCGAGGACGCTATCTTGACGAGGGCTAAGCCAAGATGGCGGCCGAAAGAACTGGAGTCGAGGCCTACAGTTCCCATACCCGCGCAG GTTCCAGCAGGCGGCCTGTACAAGAAACCGGACGCATTTAAGGACAAGCCGAgcattgatgatgatgaagactTCGGGCTGACGTTTCACGATGAGAAGGAGAATTTAGTTAAAAAACG TGCAAATCCGTGGAAGAGTCTCCTGCATCTCCTGACGGCATTCATCCCCGTGGGGCTCATCATCTCCGCCCTCACTCCTAACGTCGTCACCATACACAGCACCGGCCCCGGCGGGCCGGGACTCGGACCGGGGCACGGGCCGGGAATGGGGCCAGGAATTAGGCCAATGGGTCCGGGAGTTTCTGGCATTGAACC gtttgccctatggttgactggtaagatacccgcaatatcGGAACTCTTCAACCATCGTCGCAGCAtcttcatcatcagcagttccacttcatcaaat CCTGCCTCCACGACTGTTCCGCCGCTCGGACGAGGTGCTGGACCCCTTCCACCCACCAGCAACCACCCCCCTACCAGCAATCAGCGAGCCGTGTCGAAGACGGCTGCTTTGTGA
- the LOC133533427 gene encoding uncharacterized protein LOC133533427 isoform X1 — protein MKLNINLSKHTAKMMTILLFQLIIWTVLLSSISCYGVTETQEEPDNVTTLYPVSRNTSDHANQTDSVKTATSLAETLNNDSNKTESKEEPVIEKPANDSKEFKPSVHFQDFFDEDDFGIVPLPTKPTVDGFSPLKKPPSAFIGSHKDAFKSIKAKPPLERFPYKFEDAILTRAKPRWRPKELESRPTVPIPAQVPAGGLYKKPDAFKDKPSIDDDEDFGLTFHDEKENLVKKRANPWKSLLHLLTAFIPVGLIISALTPNVVTIHSTGPGGPGLGPGHGPGMGPGIRPMGPGVSGIEPLPPRLFRRSDEVLDPFHPPATTPLPAISEPCRRRLLCELHSEKNYHSQQSGPRRGRACHKLPCNDTDALAQTLHWLLHRPPDRPDPNRFN, from the exons AtgaaattaaacattaatttaagTAAGCATACTGCCAAAATGATGACAATTTTATTGTTCCAGTTAATAATATGGACGGTGCTGCTCTCTAGTATATCATGCTACGGCGTCACAGAAACTCAGGAGGAACCCGACAACGTCACCACTCTCTACCCCGTCTCCAGAAACACCAGCGACCATGCCAACCAAACCGACTCTGTCAAGACAGCCACTTCTCTAGCTGAAACACTAAACAATGACAGCAACAAGACAGAGTCGAAGGAAGAACCAGTAATAGAAAAGCCAGCGAATGACAGTAAGGAATTCAAACCAAGTGTCCACTTCCAGGATTTCTTTGATGAAGATGATTTTGGAATTGTTCCGCTGCCGACGAAGCCGACGGTTGACGGGTTTTCGCCGCTGAAGAAGCCGCCTTCTGCTTTTATCGG CTCACATAAAGACGCCTTCAAATCCATCAAAGCCAAGCCGCCGCTGGAGAGGTTCCCCTACAAGTTCGAGGACGCTATCTTGACGAGGGCTAAGCCAAGATGGCGGCCGAAAGAACTGGAGTCGAGGCCTACAGTTCCCATACCCGCGCAG GTTCCAGCAGGCGGCCTGTACAAGAAACCGGACGCATTTAAGGACAAGCCGAgcattgatgatgatgaagactTCGGGCTGACGTTTCACGATGAGAAGGAGAATTTAGTTAAAAAACG TGCAAATCCGTGGAAGAGTCTCCTGCATCTCCTGACGGCATTCATCCCCGTGGGGCTCATCATCTCCGCCCTCACTCCTAACGTCGTCACCATACACAGCACCGGCCCCGGCGGGCCGGGACTCGGACCGGGGCACGGGCCGGGAATGGGGCCAGGAATTAGGCCAATGGGTCCGGGAGTTTCTGGCATTGAACC CCTGCCTCCACGACTGTTCCGCCGCTCGGACGAGGTGCTGGACCCCTTCCACCCACCAGCAACCACCCCCCTACCAGCAATCAGCGAGCCGTGTCGAAGACGGCTGCTTTGTGAGCTGCATTCAGAAAAGAACTACCACAGCCAACAGAG TGGTCCTCGGCGCGGGCGCGcgtgccacaagctgccctgcaaCGACACGGATGCGCTTGCGCAGACTCTGCACTGGCTGCTACACAGACCCCCAGACCGACCGGACCCCAACAGATTCAATTGA